Part of the Labrenzia sp. CE80 genome, CCATTCGAATGGATTGCGCTCGCCCATGACGACGCCTACGTCGACCAGGTTTTTTCCGGAGATGTGCCCACCGAAATTGCCCGAGAGATCGGGTTCCCGATGAAGCCAGACATCGCATTACGCGCGCGATGTGCGACTGGCGGCACTGTTCTGACGGGATATCTTGCGATGGAGCATGGCTTGGCATGCAACACCGCCGGAGGCAGTCATCACGCGCGCTGGGCACATGGTGCAGGCTTTTGCGTGTTTAACGATGTTGCCGTCGCTATCAAAGTCATGCAGGCCGAGGGTGTGATTCACCGAGCCTTGGTCATTGATCTCGACGTACATCAGGGGGATGGCACCGCCAACATCTTTGCAGGCGACGAAAGTGTCTTCACCTTTTCCATGCATTCAGCGAAGAACTATCCAGTGCGGAAGGTGCCTTCCAGCCTCGACGTCGCGCTGCCCGATAGCCTTGCCGATCGGCCTTATCTGGATCAGTTGACCACAATCTTGCCCGAGCTCTTGAAGCGCGATCTATACGACATCGTCTTTTACAACGCCGGCGTCGATCCCTACGTAGGCGATCGTCTGGGTC contains:
- a CDS encoding histone deacetylase, whose product is MSVPIVHHPAYCAELPEDHRFPMDKFRAVASRIVEDGLLAGGKFHRPRPAPFEWIALAHDDAYVDQVFSGDVPTEIAREIGFPMKPDIALRARCATGGTVLTGYLAMEHGLACNTAGGSHHARWAHGAGFCVFNDVAVAIKVMQAEGVIHRALVIDLDVHQGDGTANIFAGDESVFTFSMHSAKNYPVRKVPSSLDVALPDSLADRPYLDQLTTILPELLKRDLYDIVFYNAGVDPYVGDRLGRLALTREGLARRDRYVIETVRATGLPLAGVLGGGYSKDMRELADRHVSLHRAAIEVADLKYTPRSSS